ATTGCCAATCTTAGAAAACGGCTCTACTTGACACGTGCCATGCAAGTCACCGGCATAGGGAGTCTGTTGCTGTGTGTGGTCAGTATGTTCTTCATTTACATCCGGCTCTATGTTGTTTCGGTTTATGTATTCGGACTGGCATTGGTGCTGCTGATTATTTCGTTGGCTATATCGGTCTATGAAATTTATATATCGGTCAAGGCACTGGAGATACATCTGAATGATATGGACGAGTGATATAAACTCAGAATGCGGCGTGCAATGCGTTGGTGGGCAGTTCCAGTTCTCCCCAATCTATCATGGCGTTGAACAGTCTGATTTTGAAGAATGCGGATAAGTCTTCTATTCCGAGTTCTTTTTCCAGAAGAATGCCTTCATCCAGCAGTTGTGCACGTTTGGTTCCTTTCAGCAATGGTTGTGCGGGAGTGTACCAGAAAGTTCCGTCATGGAGGGCAATGTTGGCAATGGACGTATCGGTCAATAGCCCCTGCCTCACAATCAGAATATCGTCGCATCCGCCCCGTTGTGCAAAAAGGCGGTTCAGAGCCTCACGGTCGGTGCTTTTGTAGGTGTAGTCTATATCATCTGTCCGGATGACAGCCAATGACTGTACATGCCGAATGTTGTAGGGGGAGTAGCTGATTTCTTCGATTCCTGCTTCCCCATATACGATACGTGCTTTGTATATCCCCGTTTTCCGGTCAGGCTTTATGCGGTCTGCCAATTGCAGCAGAGTGCTTCCTTGCCAGAAGTGTGTACGGGTATCGTTTAACCTTCTCTCGTGATAGGATAAATTGCGGACTTTTCCGTTGTCAATGCGGATGGTTTCAATAAATCGGCACATATACTTTCTGTATTACTTCGTTGTATTCGCTTTCCCATCGGCTTTTGGCTGTAATGCCTCCGCCTGCTTTGAAATAAAGTTGTCCGTCTTCCTGTTCGATAAAGCGTATCATCACGGCACTATCCAACTCTTTGTCTGCGTAACAACCCATTATTCCGGTATAGAATCCCCGTTCATAATTTTCCGCATCAGCGATAATCTGCATGGTCTTGGATTTGGGAGCACCGGTGATAGAACCGGCAGGCAGCAGTTTGAAAAGGATGTCTCCTATATATTCGGGATAATCGTCGGACAGTACGCCACAAATTTCTGAACTTGTCTGTAAGATAGGTCCTTTGTTGGTTTGCAGATAGTCTATATAGCGGTAAGATGATACTTCTACCTGATTGGCCACCATACTCAGGTCATTCCGTATCAAGTCAACGATGGTGGCATGCTCGGCGGCTTCCTTTTCATCTTTCATCAGTATGTTTTCTGCATCCGGAAGGGTGGCGTCAATCGTGCCTTTCATGGGAAAAGACTTGATTTTTCCATTCTCTATACGAACAAAGATTTCGGGAGAGAAACAAACCAGTTTGTCTTTCAGCCAAAGCTTGTACAGTGCTTTTGAATGCAGGAATATATCTTTAAGCGTCAGGTTGGTGGTGACAGGAATTTTGCAGGTCAGGTTTGTCAGATAGCTATTGCCTGCCAACAAGTTTTGTTTCACAATGTCAAAGGCACGCTTGTAGATGCCGGGGGTGGGAGGGATGATTTCCCATTCTGCTTTTTCTGCTTCTCCGGCATCATCCGCGGTACTTTTCTCCACATTACCTGCCTCCCGAAACCGGTAGAGGCAGGTAGTGGGATCTATTTGGTCGAGAGTTTCAATATACGAATGCTCCTGCATATAGTCTATGACAAAAAGAAAGGGTACATCGGCCTTTGCCAATGAATTCATCCTTCGGATGGCTTCTTTTTTAGGATATACTTGCATGGATAGAACAGCTTTGGGGATATACCGCTTATTTGTCGAGTTCTTTCAGCAGTTCTTCTACAGCCGCCTTCAATTGAGTGTCTTCACCTTTCACTATGGTTTCGGGTGAGTTGGCTACCTTGATGTCCGGTTCCAGTTGTGAGTTTTCCAGATAGCTTCCGTCCGGCAGGCGGTAGCCGATGACGGGAATGCCGAACACCAACGATGGGTCTTGCAAGGTTTCCCAAGATACACTGGTCATTGTGCCCGGAACGGGCATGCCTACCAGCTTGCCCAGCTTTTGATGGCTGTAAACCCACGGTGTGCCGTGTGCGTTGGAGTAGTTGGCCTCGCAGGTCAGCATGATGGAAGGTTTGTTCCAGCGGCGGCTGGGCATATCGCAGGCCTCGCGTCCGCGGACTACTTGTGTGAAGTATTTTTTGCCGCTGAACAGTACCTCGATGTCTTCGTGCAGGCGTCCGCCGCCATTGAAACGTGTGTCGATGACAATGCCCTCGCGATTGTTGTATTTACCCAGGATGTCCGAGTAAACGGAACGGAAACTACCGTCTCCCATAGATTCTATATGTACGTATCCCAAACGCCCGCCGGACCATTTGTCAACATCTGCTGCACGTTGCTTTACCCAACGGGTATAGAGCAGGCCGCCGAGTGCGCCGTGGGTGACAGGAATTGTCACTTCCTCCCATCGTTCGTTGGTCTGAGGGTCATATAGCGAAACAAGTGTCTTCTTTTTTGCCTTGTTATTGAGCAATGTATAGTAATCCATTTCGGGAGTAATTTCCGTACCGTCTATTTTTTCAATCACCACACCGTTTTTCACTTTTGTGTCGGCTTTGTCAAACGGGCCTTTTTCAATCACTTCAGAAACAAGCATGCCCTTTCCGGCATAGTTCCAATCAAAAAGTAAGCCCAGACTTGCGGTAGGTTCGCTATGCTTGCCGGGATAATATCGGCCGCCGGTATGGGATACATTCAATTCGCCGAGCCATTCACTCAGAAGTTCGGCAAAATCGTAGTTATTGCCGATATGCGGCAGGAACTTGCGGTAGTCAGCACTCATGGCATCCCAGTCCACCCCGTGCATATTCGTGTTATAAAAACGCTTTTGCTGTTGTTTGTACACGTGGTCGAACATGTATTCGCGTTCGGCTTCCAGATTCATTTTCATGGAGGCGAGATAGCTCACCGGTTTCAGTTCATTGGAAGCCATGTCCATCTTCTGCATGCTTTTTCCGCCCATAAGGAAAAGGTGTTTGCCCTCTTTGTCCATCTCCATCGTCGCCCATCCGGTATCCATTTTATGGAGTAGTTTGGTTTCTTTCTTGCGCAGATCCATTTTCCACATGTCGAATCCGCCTTCAAAAGCTGCAAGGTAATAGAGGGTTTCTCCATCTTTGGAAATGAGGGCGCTTCCCATATTCGAGGAGTTGGGGGTGAGGCGTACGATGCGGTCTTCGATGTTTTTCAGATCCACAACGATCTCTTGGACTTTGGTCGTGTCCTTATCTTCTTTCCCGGTTCTTTTCTTCTCGTTTTTCCCTTTGCTGTTGTCTTTTTCTTTGCTTTTCTTCTGTTCGGATTCCAGTTCTTTGCGCAGTTCGTAATCTTCTTTGCTCAGGCAGAATTTGTCATAAGAGTCTTGATTGAGGAATACGAGCATGGCGTCATCCTGCGATCCCCATGAGGCATGGGCACGCATGCCGTAGCGTTCGGTGGTGAAAAGGATGGCGTTGCCGTCGAGCACAAAACGGGGTGATCCGCTTGTGTAGCCGCTGTTGGTGAGGTTTGTGATTTCACCGCCTCCTTGTGCGCTGACAAGGCCTACGTCCGAGTACGGGTCATGCTTGTTTCCTATGAATTCAAGGGTAAACCATTTGCCGTCCGGTGACCATGAATAGTCGAAACCGCCGCTTGTACCATACCAAGTAGAACCATCGGTTATCTGGCGTACATTTCGGGTTTTGAGGTTGAGCACCATCAGGCGGTTGCGGTCTTCAATGAAAGCCAGTTCCTTGCCGTCGGGTGAGAATTGCGGATATGCACGTTTCACAGTGGTGGAAGGCAGCAGGGCTTCTTCTTTTATCAGGGTTGCATTCGGGAAGTTGGGATCTTCTTTGCGTACTATGCTGGCCAGAAAAAGTTGCCAGTTACCGTTGCGTTCGCTGGCATAAGCCAGGGTGCGGTTATCCGGTCCGAAGGAGAGGCCGGCTTCACGTGCGGCAGTGGCGGTAATCTGTTTGGTGGTGGTATAATCTGTGGAAGTGACGAAAACTTCTCCGCGTACGATGAAAGCTATTTGCTTGCCGTCCGGAGAGACAGTGCCCGAAGTGGCTCCGCTTGAAAAGGTGAAGCCGGCAATCTGCGGCCGATCGTCACGGATGATTTCGACATCCAGCTTTTGGGGAGAAGCGCCGTTTTGCTGCGTGTAGATTTCTCCGTCGTATCCATAGCACAAAGTACCCTCGTTGCTTATGGAGAGAAACCGTACGGGATGAGTTTTGAAGGCGGTGACTTCCTTCACCGATTGCGGCTGGGAGATAGGGAAGGAGCAGACGTTGAATGTGCCTCCGTTTCGTTCGCTCAGGAAAAATAAGGTTTCCCCGTCCGGAGACAACACCGGGTTGCGGTCTTCACCTTCTCGCCGGGTGAGGTTGGTATGCTTTCCTGTACGGATGTCGTACATCCAGACATCGCGGGTGATGGAAGACGTGTGGTGCTTGCGCCATTCGTCTTCAAAGCCTTTGCGGTCTTGATAGAAGAACTTGTCACCGGTCTTGCCGAAGCAAACAGCTTCGGCAGGAGTGCCCAGAACTTGTTCTGTGCGCCCTCCGGTTGAAGGAACCTTGTAAAGTTCGGTCATGGCGGTTGTCGGGAAAAGGGCGCTGGTTGCCGCATCTTGGATAGATGCCGAAAAGAGGATGTATTTACCGTCCGGAGTGAATGTGGACGGCAGTTCGCCGGCCGAGTTGGTGGTGAGGCGTCTGGCTGTTCCTCCATTTGCGGGCATCACGAAAATGTCAAAATTCCCATATCTGTCGCTTGCAAAAGCTATCTGCTTGCTGTCCGGCGACCATACGGGGGTGCATTCGTAGGAGTCTTGTGTGGTGAGCTGCATGGCTGTCCCGCCCTTTACGGGCACTTTGTAGATGTCTCCTTTATAGCAGAATGCGATTTCCTTGCCGTCGGGTGATATCCGTATGTCACGCATCCACAGGGGAGTGATTGCATAGGAAGCCATCGTTGCGAATCCCAGTATGGCGATTGTAAATATCTTCTTCATAAGTGTTGATTGGCGTTATCGTTAATTATCAGTTATTTCATACCTCTCGCTTTGTATATCTGTTCCTTGGCATTATTGATGTTCTGGAACTTCTCTTCGGCTGCCTTTTTGATGTCTTCACCCAAAGTGGCCACTCTGTCAGGATGGTGTTTCAGTGCCAGGCGGCGGTAGGCGGCGCGCACCTCGTCGTTGGTGGCGGTGGGGGCTATTTCGAGCACTTTGTATGCTTCGTCCAGAGAGTTTCCGCCCAGATTAAGCATGGATTCCACTTCGGCGGCCGACAGTCCCATGTAGGCTGCCACCTCTTTCAGAGCTTCTGCCTCTTTGTTGCATACGTGTCCGTCGCTTTTGGCTATTTCTACCAAGAAGACCAGCAGTTGCAGGCGTTCTTCGTAAGTCAGATTGGCTGCAATCTGTCTGCCGCAGTCGCGGATGGTGTTTTTATATGCCAGGGGATCTTGTCGGTCCATCTGTTTGCCTTGTTCAAAGAGATTGAGCAGAATACGTTCTCCTTCGCCGACGGCTGCTTCACCGAACGTGCTTCTCAGGAAGCGGCGCACGAATTCCATCTCGCTGTGCATGATGCGTCCGTCTGCACGGATAATGTATGA
Above is a window of Bacteroides helcogenes P 36-108 DNA encoding:
- a CDS encoding aminodeoxychorismate synthase component I; this translates as MQVYPKKEAIRRMNSLAKADVPFLFVIDYMQEHSYIETLDQIDPTTCLYRFREAGNVEKSTADDAGEAEKAEWEIIPPTPGIYKRAFDIVKQNLLAGNSYLTNLTCKIPVTTNLTLKDIFLHSKALYKLWLKDKLVCFSPEIFVRIENGKIKSFPMKGTIDATLPDAENILMKDEKEAAEHATIVDLIRNDLSMVANQVEVSSYRYIDYLQTNKGPILQTSSEICGVLSDDYPEYIGDILFKLLPAGSITGAPKSKTMQIIADAENYERGFYTGIMGCYADKELDSAVMIRFIEQEDGQLYFKAGGGITAKSRWESEYNEVIQKVYVPIY
- a CDS encoding DUF2721 domain-containing protein, producing the protein MDIDLTTPALLFSAISLIMLAYTNRFLSYAQLVRTLKEQYMENPSSVKAAQIANLRKRLYLTRAMQVTGIGSLLLCVVSMFFIYIRLYVVSVYVFGLALVLLIISLAISVYEIYISVKALEIHLNDMDE
- a CDS encoding S41 family peptidase encodes the protein MKKIFTIAILGFATMASYAITPLWMRDIRISPDGKEIAFCYKGDIYKVPVKGGTAMQLTTQDSYECTPVWSPDSKQIAFASDRYGNFDIFVMPANGGTARRLTTNSAGELPSTFTPDGKYILFSASIQDAATSALFPTTAMTELYKVPSTGGRTEQVLGTPAEAVCFGKTGDKFFYQDRKGFEDEWRKHHTSSITRDVWMYDIRTGKHTNLTRREGEDRNPVLSPDGETLFFLSERNGGTFNVCSFPISQPQSVKEVTAFKTHPVRFLSISNEGTLCYGYDGEIYTQQNGASPQKLDVEIIRDDRPQIAGFTFSSGATSGTVSPDGKQIAFIVRGEVFVTSTDYTTTKQITATAAREAGLSFGPDNRTLAYASERNGNWQLFLASIVRKEDPNFPNATLIKEEALLPSTTVKRAYPQFSPDGKELAFIEDRNRLMVLNLKTRNVRQITDGSTWYGTSGGFDYSWSPDGKWFTLEFIGNKHDPYSDVGLVSAQGGGEITNLTNSGYTSGSPRFVLDGNAILFTTERYGMRAHASWGSQDDAMLVFLNQDSYDKFCLSKEDYELRKELESEQKKSKEKDNSKGKNEKKRTGKEDKDTTKVQEIVVDLKNIEDRIVRLTPNSSNMGSALISKDGETLYYLAAFEGGFDMWKMDLRKKETKLLHKMDTGWATMEMDKEGKHLFLMGGKSMQKMDMASNELKPVSYLASMKMNLEAEREYMFDHVYKQQQKRFYNTNMHGVDWDAMSADYRKFLPHIGNNYDFAELLSEWLGELNVSHTGGRYYPGKHSEPTASLGLLFDWNYAGKGMLVSEVIEKGPFDKADTKVKNGVVIEKIDGTEITPEMDYYTLLNNKAKKKTLVSLYDPQTNERWEEVTIPVTHGALGGLLYTRWVKQRAADVDKWSGGRLGYVHIESMGDGSFRSVYSDILGKYNNREGIVIDTRFNGGGRLHEDIEVLFSGKKYFTQVVRGREACDMPSRRWNKPSIMLTCEANYSNAHGTPWVYSHQKLGKLVGMPVPGTMTSVSWETLQDPSLVFGIPVIGYRLPDGSYLENSQLEPDIKVANSPETIVKGEDTQLKAAVEELLKELDK
- a CDS encoding TerB family tellurite resistance protein yields the protein MGAAKWIGGVIGFMAGGPLGALAGYALGSLFDTGQNSTSGYYGEKPTGNAAYTGQRNSFLFSMLVMASYIIRADGRIMHSEMEFVRRFLRSTFGEAAVGEGERILLNLFEQGKQMDRQDPLAYKNTIRDCGRQIAANLTYEERLQLLVFLVEIAKSDGHVCNKEAEALKEVAAYMGLSAAEVESMLNLGGNSLDEAYKVLEIAPTATNDEVRAAYRRLALKHHPDRVATLGEDIKKAAEEKFQNINNAKEQIYKARGMK
- a CDS encoding aminotransferase class IV family protein; this translates as MCRFIETIRIDNGKVRNLSYHERRLNDTRTHFWQGSTLLQLADRIKPDRKTGIYKARIVYGEAGIEEISYSPYNIRHVQSLAVIRTDDIDYTYKSTDREALNRLFAQRGGCDDILIVRQGLLTDTSIANIALHDGTFWYTPAQPLLKGTKRAQLLDEGILLEKELGIEDLSAFFKIRLFNAMIDWGELELPTNALHAAF